The Streptomyces tendae genome has a window encoding:
- a CDS encoding RICIN domain-containing protein, with protein MESYRPAAGRSTYHPNEAGMRAAAALVRSALASDGLTRTAAFRSAVPGKCVDVRASGTADGTPVQLWTCNGTAAQRWTFLPGPGGTLRALGRCLDVSDGGTANGTKVQLWQCNGTGAQRWVTGPDSSLINPRSGRCLDDPAASTADGTPLQIHDCNATDAQRWTPTPT; from the coding sequence GTGGAGTCCTACCGCCCGGCCGCGGGCCGCTCCACCTACCACCCCAACGAGGCGGGGATGAGGGCGGCGGCCGCGCTGGTGCGGTCCGCCCTGGCGTCCGACGGCCTGACCCGTACGGCCGCCTTCCGCTCCGCCGTCCCCGGCAAGTGCGTCGACGTCCGCGCCTCCGGCACCGCCGACGGCACCCCCGTACAGCTCTGGACCTGCAACGGCACGGCGGCCCAGCGGTGGACGTTCCTCCCCGGCCCGGGCGGCACGCTGCGAGCCCTGGGCCGTTGCCTCGACGTCAGCGACGGCGGAACGGCGAACGGCACCAAGGTCCAGCTCTGGCAGTGCAACGGCACCGGAGCCCAGCGCTGGGTCACCGGCCCCGACTCGTCCCTGATCAACCCCCGGTCGGGCCGCTGCCTGGACGACCCGGCCGCAAGCACCGCGGACGGCACCCCGCTCCAGATCCACGACTGCAACGCCACCGACGCCCAACGCTGGACCCCGACACCGACCTGA
- a CDS encoding vWA domain-containing protein, with amino-acid sequence MSTTADTDLVTRLTGLVDALRGHGLRIGTGETVDAARAVEALGLDDRELLREGLAATLLHGADARPVFDAVFDLYFPRGVGLPETGGDTDRDALRDRLAEALAANDTAAMARLAVEAVDGFGGYGSSPGSDGWSSYQALDRLRPQTLLARVRDEVRGREGSGHFGDRLLEDEIRRRIEEFRRLVTAEARRRVAERRGRDQVARRAVAPTADRVDFLFAGKDRLAELRRTVQPLARKLATRMAARRRRAARGTIDLRRTLRGSLSTGGVPVRPVLRRRRPARPELVLLCDVSGSVAGFSDFTMLLVQALHDQFSRVRVFAFVNRVDDVTRLLEHGAADPEGLGARIRAEAELTAWHGSSDYGAALGEFTERYGDTVGPRTTVFVLGDARTNMSDPNLPAVRDLAHRARRVHWLNPEQRALWGTGDSAAPAYADVVDMHECRNVRQLDALVGRLLPV; translated from the coding sequence GTGAGCACCACCGCGGACACGGATCTGGTGACCAGGCTGACCGGCCTTGTCGACGCGCTGCGCGGGCACGGCCTGCGGATCGGCACCGGGGAGACCGTGGACGCGGCGCGCGCGGTGGAGGCGCTCGGCCTCGACGACCGGGAGCTGCTGCGCGAGGGCCTGGCGGCGACCCTGCTGCACGGCGCCGACGCGCGCCCGGTGTTCGACGCGGTCTTCGACCTGTACTTCCCGCGCGGGGTGGGCCTGCCGGAGACCGGCGGCGACACCGACCGCGACGCGCTGCGCGACCGGCTGGCCGAGGCGCTCGCCGCGAACGACACCGCGGCGATGGCCCGGCTCGCGGTGGAGGCGGTCGACGGCTTTGGCGGATACGGCAGTTCACCCGGTTCGGACGGCTGGTCGTCGTACCAGGCGCTGGACCGGCTGCGCCCGCAGACGCTGTTGGCCCGGGTGCGCGACGAGGTGCGCGGACGCGAGGGGTCCGGGCACTTCGGCGACCGGCTCCTGGAGGACGAGATCCGGCGCCGTATCGAGGAGTTCCGGCGGCTGGTCACCGCGGAGGCGCGGCGCCGGGTCGCGGAACGCCGGGGCCGCGACCAGGTCGCCCGCCGCGCGGTGGCCCCGACCGCCGACCGGGTCGACTTCCTGTTCGCGGGCAAGGACCGGCTGGCCGAACTGCGCCGCACGGTGCAGCCGCTGGCCCGCAAGCTGGCGACGCGGATGGCCGCACGGCGCCGCAGGGCCGCCCGCGGCACCATCGACCTGCGCCGGACGCTGCGCGGCTCGCTGTCGACGGGCGGGGTGCCCGTACGTCCGGTGCTGCGCCGGCGCCGGCCCGCCCGGCCCGAACTGGTGCTGCTGTGCGACGTGTCGGGCTCGGTGGCCGGCTTCTCCGACTTCACGATGCTGCTGGTGCAGGCGCTGCACGACCAGTTCTCCCGGGTGCGGGTGTTCGCCTTCGTCAACCGGGTCGACGACGTGACCCGCCTGCTGGAGCACGGCGCGGCCGACCCGGAGGGCCTGGGTGCCCGCATCCGCGCGGAGGCCGAGCTCACCGCCTGGCACGGCAGCAGCGACTACGGCGCCGCCCTGGGCGAGTTCACCGAGCGGTACGGCGACACCGTGGGCCCGCGCACCACGGTGTTCGTGCTCGGTGACGCCCGCACCAACATGTCCGACCCGAACCTGCCGGCCGTTCGCGACCTGGCCCACCGCGCCCGCCGCGTCCACTGGCTCAACCCCGAGCAACGCGCCCTGTGGGGCACCGGCGACTCCGCCGCCCCGGCGTACGCGGACGTCGTCGACATGCACGAGTGCAGAAACGTACGGCAACTGGACGCGCTGGTGGGGCGGTTGCTGCCGGTGTGA
- a CDS encoding AAA family ATPase has protein sequence MFTSVEDVSARLAETGYLASPAVATTVFLAARLGKPLLVEGPAGVGKTELAKAVSRACDARLVRLQCYEGVDESRALYEWNHAKQLLRISAGRGETWDEARTDIFGEEFLLPRPLLTAIRGDDPKVLLIDETDKADVEIEGLLLEVLGDFQVTVPELGTVTAARKPFTVLTSNATRELSEALRRRCLFLHIGFPDAELERRIVRLKVPDIDAALAESLVRVVGALRAMDLRKAPSVAETVDWARTLLALGASTLDETVVRDSLGVVLKHRDDIRKAAAKLDLDAL, from the coding sequence GTCTCCGCACGCCTCGCCGAGACCGGCTACCTGGCCTCCCCCGCCGTCGCCACCACCGTCTTCCTCGCCGCCCGGCTCGGCAAGCCGCTGCTGGTGGAGGGCCCCGCCGGGGTCGGCAAGACCGAGCTGGCCAAGGCCGTCTCCCGCGCCTGCGACGCCCGGCTGGTCCGGCTCCAGTGCTACGAGGGCGTGGACGAGTCACGCGCGCTGTACGAGTGGAACCACGCCAAGCAGCTGCTGCGGATCAGTGCCGGCCGGGGCGAGACGTGGGACGAGGCCCGCACGGACATCTTCGGTGAGGAGTTCCTGCTGCCGCGTCCGCTGCTCACCGCGATCCGCGGCGACGACCCCAAGGTGCTGCTGATCGACGAGACCGACAAGGCGGACGTCGAGATCGAGGGGCTGCTCCTGGAAGTGCTCGGTGACTTCCAGGTGACGGTCCCCGAGCTGGGCACGGTCACCGCGGCCCGGAAGCCGTTCACCGTCCTCACGTCCAACGCCACCCGCGAGCTGTCCGAGGCGCTGCGCCGCCGCTGCCTGTTCCTGCACATCGGTTTCCCCGACGCCGAGCTGGAGCGGCGGATCGTCCGGCTGAAGGTGCCGGACATCGACGCTGCGCTGGCCGAGTCCCTCGTGCGGGTGGTGGGCGCGCTGCGCGCGATGGACCTGCGCAAGGCGCCGTCGGTCGCCGAGACCGTCGACTGGGCCCGCACCCTGCTGGCGCTCGGCGCGAGCACCCTCGACGAGACGGTCGTACGGGACAGTCTGGGCGTGGTCCTCAAGCACCGGGACGACATCCGGAAGGCGGCGGCCAAGCTGGACCTGGACGCGCTGTGA